The Synergistaceae bacterium sequence CGCTGTTCTCCATGACGCTCCTGGGAGTTCCCTTCTTCGCGGCAATGCTGATCGCCATGGCGGGCATGGCCCTGTTCAGCGCCCTGACCGAACGCTTCATTTTCAGGCCCATTGTCGGCAAACCTCTAATCAACAGCATGTTATTGTCCTTCGGGCTGTCCACGGCGCTGGCCAACCTGGCTCTTTACTTTTTCAGGGCGGACCCCCGGAAGATAACCTCCGGGCTCGCGGGAATCCGTTTTCGCTTCATGGGCCTTTTCCTGACCGGTGAACGCCTGATGATCCTGATTTTAAGCGTCGTTCTGGTTCTGTGCCTGGCCTGGTTCATTCAGTACACCCGTATGGGAAAGGCCATGCGCGCCGTCGCCCAGGACAGAACGGCAGCCCAGCTTGCCGGAATCAACGTCCGGCGCGTCTACTCCGTCACCTTCGCCGTCAGCGGAGCTCTGGCCGCGGCTGCCGGCACGATGGTGGGAGCCATGTTTTTCGTGTCGCCGGAGATGGGGTTCACGGTCGTCCTGAAATCCTTCGTCATCGTCATTCTGGGAGGATTTGGAAGCGTGAAGGGCGTAATTTTCGCGGCAATTCTGATTGGACTGACAGAAAGTCTCGGAGGCGGATTCATCAGTTACGCCTACAAAGACGCCTATCCCTTCCTCCTGCTCGTTCTCCTGTTCATCCTCAGGCCGGAAGGGCTGACGGGAGGGAATCGATGATGAAGCGCCTTTTGACGGCGGCATTCGCGCTGCTGGCGGTCCTTGGACTTTACGAGTTGCCCCTTTTGTTCTCCATGGACTATTACCTGCATATTTTCGTCATGTCCGAAATCTACGCCGTTCTGGCCCTTTCGCTGGCTCTGATCGTGGGCTTCGCCGGGCAGGTTTCCATGGGACACGCGGCTTTTTACGGCATGGGCGCTTACGTGTCCGCCCTCCTCAGCGTCAGATTCGGCTGGTCTTTCTGGGTGACGTTCTGGCTCGCCGGACTTTTCGCGGGCGCCGTGTCCTGGGGCATCGGGCGTCTGGTTCTCCGTCTCAGAGGACACGTGCTGGCGATAACGACGGCTTTCTTCGGCGTGCTGGTGACGGTCGTCATGAACAACTGGATCCCCGTAACCAACGGCCCCATGGGAATCGCCGGGATTCCCCGCCCGACGCCCCTGTTTCCGGGAAGCCTGCGTTTTGTGTTCGAATCGCGGCTCCACTACTATTATCTGGGGCTCTTTTTCGTCGCCGGAGTGCTCTTTGTGCTGTATCGACTGGTCAACTCGCGACTGGGCGACGCCATGGTCGCCATTCGGGAGAACGAAGAACTGGCCCGTTCCCTCGGGATCGACGCCATGAAGAGCAAGGTCTTCGCCTTCACCGTGGGAGGCGGCATCGCGGGCCTGGCCGGAGCGTTTTACGCCCATTACATCCTCTTCATCAGCCCCGTGACCTTCACCATGAGCGAATCCATCAACATGCTGGTGATGGTCATCTTCGGCGGAATGAGCACCCTGTTCGGCCCCGTTCTCGGCGCGGTGGCCCTGACGATCCTTCCGGAATTTCTTCGAATGGCGGGAGAAATGCGCCTCGTCATCTACGGCGTCGCGCTGGTCTGTTTCATCATCTGGCTTCCCA is a genomic window containing:
- a CDS encoding branched-chain amino acid ABC transporter permease; this encodes MTTVFFQQMLNGVILGCIYALIALGLSLIYGILEMANFAHGEFYMLGAFMALFSMTLLGVPFFAAMLIAMAGMALFSALTERFIFRPIVGKPLINSMLLSFGLSTALANLALYFFRADPRKITSGLAGIRFRFMGLFLTGERLMILILSVVLVLCLAWFIQYTRMGKAMRAVAQDRTAAQLAGINVRRVYSVTFAVSGALAAAAGTMVGAMFFVSPEMGFTVVLKSFVIVILGGFGSVKGVIFAAILIGLTESLGGGFISYAYKDAYPFLLLVLLFILRPEGLTGGNR
- a CDS encoding branched-chain amino acid ABC transporter permease, which gives rise to MMKRLLTAAFALLAVLGLYELPLLFSMDYYLHIFVMSEIYAVLALSLALIVGFAGQVSMGHAAFYGMGAYVSALLSVRFGWSFWVTFWLAGLFAGAVSWGIGRLVLRLRGHVLAITTAFFGVLVTVVMNNWIPVTNGPMGIAGIPRPTPLFPGSLRFVFESRLHYYYLGLFFVAGVLFVLYRLVNSRLGDAMVAIRENEELARSLGIDAMKSKVFAFTVGGGIAGLAGAFYAHYILFISPVTFTMSESINMLVMVIFGGMSTLFGPVLGAVALTILPEFLRMAGEMRLVIYGVALVCFIIWLPMGVWGTLRNRLFSGRE